A genomic window from Candidatus Saccharibacteria bacterium includes:
- the rny gene encoding ribonuclease Y produces the protein METILIALVSLAVGGGGAFAYTKVQSAQKGAKADKILANAQNKASDIILKATETAKKEADELRRDLKKSEDKIAEREHAIVSKIEELDKRAEKIRASESDIDKLKDEVRDIRDKQQEKLEKIAKLSKKEAAEKLMAMTERDVKGDLTGLVTKLQREAEDTAEEKAQMVILTAMERMASDVTSERTVTAVELSDEDMKGRIIGKEGRNIQALQRATGVDILVDDTPGMIILSSFDPVRRQTARLALEMLMKDGRIHPARIEEVVEKAGKQIDKEIVRAGEDAAREAGIVGIPPEMLRLMGELKFRTSYGQNVLKHSTEMAQLAGIIAEEVGADVRTAKIATFLHDVGKAVTHRIEGKHHHIGAELARKYGMSEAIAHAIEAHHDDIEATTPEAVVVRVCDALSAARPGARNISAENFIERMRDLENIATGFEGIDKAYAISAGREVRVIVRPERIDDLSAIKLSRDIANKIESTMQYPGTIKVNVIRETRAIEYAK, from the coding sequence ATGGAAACAATTTTAATTGCGTTAGTCAGCCTCGCGGTTGGCGGCGGTGGAGCTTTCGCGTACACCAAAGTCCAGAGTGCGCAAAAAGGTGCCAAAGCCGATAAGATCCTCGCCAATGCTCAAAACAAGGCCAGCGATATTATTTTAAAGGCCACCGAAACAGCCAAAAAAGAAGCTGACGAATTGCGCCGTGATCTGAAAAAGTCAGAGGACAAAATCGCCGAGCGCGAGCATGCGATCGTCTCGAAAATCGAGGAGCTCGACAAACGTGCCGAGAAGATTCGTGCCTCGGAATCAGATATCGATAAACTAAAGGACGAAGTCCGTGACATCCGCGACAAACAGCAGGAAAAGCTCGAAAAAATCGCCAAATTATCTAAAAAAGAAGCCGCCGAAAAATTAATGGCGATGACCGAGCGCGACGTCAAAGGCGATTTGACCGGGCTGGTCACGAAATTGCAACGCGAGGCCGAAGACACCGCCGAGGAGAAGGCGCAAATGGTGATCCTGACCGCTATGGAGCGCATGGCCAGCGATGTAACATCCGAGCGTACTGTTACGGCGGTTGAGCTATCCGACGAAGACATGAAGGGCCGCATCATCGGCAAAGAGGGTCGCAACATTCAGGCGCTCCAGCGCGCCACTGGCGTCGATATCCTAGTTGACGATACCCCAGGCATGATTATCCTATCGAGCTTTGACCCGGTGCGTCGCCAAACTGCGCGGCTCGCTCTCGAGATGTTGATGAAAGATGGTCGTATCCACCCAGCTCGTATCGAAGAGGTGGTCGAAAAGGCCGGCAAGCAGATCGACAAAGAGATCGTTCGGGCTGGTGAAGACGCAGCGCGCGAAGCTGGTATAGTTGGCATTCCGCCAGAGATGCTACGACTAATGGGTGAGTTAAAATTCCGAACTAGCTATGGGCAGAATGTTCTAAAGCATTCTACTGAGATGGCGCAATTAGCCGGTATCATCGCAGAAGAAGTTGGTGCAGATGTTCGAACTGCTAAAATCGCGACTTTCTTGCACGATGTTGGCAAAGCTGTAACCCATCGTATCGAAGGCAAACATCACCACATTGGAGCTGAACTAGCGCGCAAATACGGTATGAGCGAAGCGATCGCGCACGCTATCGAGGCTCACCACGATGACATCGAGGCAACGACGCCCGAGGCTGTTGTGGTTCGAGTCTGTGACGCCTTGTCGGCAGCTCGTCCTGGTGCTCGCAATATTAGTGCCGAGAACTTTATCGAGCGTATGCGTGATCTCGAAAATATCGCCACTGGTTTCGAGGGTATCGACAAAGCCTACGCTATTTCGGCCGGTCGCGAAGTCCGTGTGATTGTCCGACCAGAACGCATCGATGATCTGTCGGCTATCAAACTGTCGCGCGATATTGCCAACAAGATTGAATCTACTATGCAGTATCCGGGTACGATCAAGGTCAACGTGATCCGCGAAACTCGCGCTATCGAATACGCCAAATAA
- a CDS encoding ABC-F family ATP-binding cassette domain-containing protein codes for MIADITVTEKSFGSKLLMSNVKFSVDDGEKVGIIGRNGVGKSTLFGILAGTDTDFTGDIIYRRGTTVVATAQEHHTMGDTTVLQYVLAGLPEYSTLSHIIETYPATMGDNMKKIEEYTAALQRFDDKGFYQIEEQIERELANFQLPDVAHRPFATLSGGQKRLVEVVKIMHSDAHLALVDEPTNHMDYVAKAQFIEWLKDAREAVLVITHDRDVLAEVDRIIELKDGGNASYKGNYDAYLKQNAVSTGSQMNEFELIEKRIVNLKQKVIDYQRLKEKSRNPGTIQKFKRLEENSRKELAELQAKEKPTFWIDKESVENLNYKVASQYDKFKARNVRINLKDDSSRSKHVLVSARDLALGYGESPLFEGIDIDLREGEAVELRGRNGAGKTTLIKALLSSSTLSQPHFSQTRSALTNPVLPRSGGKPESSKNENETKSETKPNSSDLVMFSGELKLDPQVRVGIYEQEVSPTYFDLPLGEAIERMYLDRNLAITTTKVRSLMSDYLFTEGDGQIPIRRLSGGQKARFQLITMLANDPQLLILDEPTNHLDLPSIEELETALDKYNGAILYVSHDSYFRSKLGGEVVELKSPEV; via the coding sequence ATGATCGCTGATATCACCGTAACCGAGAAATCATTCGGATCAAAACTTCTCATGAGTAATGTGAAGTTTTCGGTTGATGATGGTGAAAAAGTCGGCATTATCGGCCGCAACGGCGTCGGCAAATCGACATTGTTCGGTATTTTGGCTGGCACCGATACCGATTTTACCGGGGACATTATCTATCGACGCGGCACAACGGTGGTTGCTACCGCCCAGGAGCACCACACCATGGGCGACACAACCGTGCTGCAATATGTGCTAGCTGGTCTGCCAGAATATTCCACGCTCAGCCATATCATCGAAACGTATCCAGCAACTATGGGCGATAATATGAAAAAGATCGAGGAGTACACTGCCGCTTTGCAGCGTTTTGATGATAAGGGTTTTTACCAGATCGAGGAACAAATCGAGCGTGAACTCGCCAACTTTCAATTGCCGGATGTCGCGCATCGCCCTTTTGCGACGCTGTCCGGTGGTCAAAAACGCCTCGTAGAGGTGGTGAAAATCATGCATTCTGATGCGCATTTAGCACTGGTCGATGAACCGACTAACCATATGGACTATGTCGCCAAAGCCCAGTTTATTGAATGGCTAAAAGATGCGCGCGAGGCAGTTCTCGTCATTACGCACGACCGCGATGTTTTGGCCGAAGTCGATCGAATCATCGAGCTAAAAGACGGCGGAAATGCTAGTTACAAAGGCAACTATGATGCCTATTTGAAACAAAATGCCGTGTCGACCGGTTCGCAAATGAACGAGTTTGAGCTCATCGAAAAACGGATTGTGAACCTGAAACAAAAAGTGATCGATTACCAACGACTCAAAGAAAAATCGCGCAATCCCGGCACTATCCAAAAGTTCAAACGACTCGAGGAGAACTCGCGTAAAGAGTTAGCCGAGCTCCAAGCCAAGGAAAAACCGACCTTTTGGATCGACAAAGAATCGGTCGAGAACTTGAACTATAAAGTCGCTAGCCAATATGACAAATTCAAGGCTCGAAACGTCCGCATCAATCTCAAAGACGACAGTTCGCGTAGCAAACATGTGCTAGTGAGCGCCCGAGATTTGGCACTCGGGTACGGCGAAAGTCCATTATTTGAAGGTATCGACATTGATCTGCGCGAAGGCGAGGCCGTGGAGCTGCGCGGTCGTAACGGCGCCGGTAAAACTACGTTGATCAAGGCACTACTATCCAGTTCGACTTTGTCCCAACCTCATTTTTCTCAGACGCGCTCGGCGCTAACTAATCCTGTCTTGCCTCGCTCTGGCGGAAAGCCAGAGTCTTCGAAAAACGAGAATGAAACAAAGTCTGAGACAAAGCCTAACAGTTCTGACCTTGTAATGTTTAGCGGCGAGCTAAAACTCGATCCGCAGGTTCGCGTCGGCATCTACGAACAAGAGGTCTCACCGACCTATTTCGATTTGCCGCTCGGCGAGGCCATCGAACGCATGTACCTCGATCGGAATCTCGCTATCACTACCACCAAAGTTCGTAGTCTGATGAGCGATTATCTCTTTACCGAGGGCGACGGACAAATCCCCATCCGGCGTCTCAGCGGCGGGCAAAAAGCTCGTTTTCAATTAATTACGATGCTCGCGAACGATCCGCAGCTACTGATTCTGGACGAACCGACGAATCACCTAGACCTACCGAGCATCGAAGAGCTCGAAACTGCCCTAGATAAATATAATGGCGCGATTCTCTACGTCAGTCACGACAGCTATTTCAGATCTAAACTCGGCGGTGAAGTTGTCGAGTTAAAAAGCCCCGAGGTTTAA
- a CDS encoding cation diffusion facilitator family transporter — protein MSKVSDVRVVLTSFVVSIFDVALNLLVALVTGSTVMLSQALQGLSDLITGGILFMGVKRSKRQSDNKFQFGYGREIFFWVLIAGIVMFGGTGLASVLLGYNQIVKPEEIENIWLAIAMLVVGFSTNFYAFRLSLVRLKQHSRSGSLWRHLISSSIVETKATFIIDFLGTLAAVIGFVSLVISLITGNEQFDGLGSIAIGLAMMVGAILLMKDVRDLIVGKSVDKDTSRRIIRAATSIDGVNKVLDLRTMYLGSEKLLVILEVHIQDDLDTDTIEKITDIIKTKVQRLVPIAQHIQIEIETPDNE, from the coding sequence ATGAGTAAGGTTTCTGATGTTCGCGTCGTGCTGACATCCTTCGTCGTCAGTATCTTTGACGTGGCGTTAAACCTATTAGTTGCGCTCGTCACCGGCAGTACTGTGATGTTGTCGCAAGCTCTCCAAGGCTTATCTGACCTCATCACTGGCGGCATCTTGTTTATGGGCGTCAAGCGCTCCAAACGCCAATCGGACAATAAATTTCAGTTCGGCTATGGACGTGAGATCTTTTTCTGGGTCTTGATCGCCGGTATCGTCATGTTTGGCGGTACAGGTTTAGCGTCTGTTTTACTAGGCTACAACCAGATCGTCAAGCCCGAAGAAATCGAAAATATCTGGCTAGCCATTGCCATGCTCGTGGTCGGATTTTCGACTAATTTCTATGCATTCCGACTCAGTCTTGTCCGCCTCAAACAGCACAGCCGTAGCGGCAGCCTGTGGCGACACTTGATTTCATCTAGCATCGTCGAGACCAAGGCAACCTTTATCATTGATTTCCTCGGCACGCTAGCCGCCGTTATAGGATTTGTCTCGCTAGTTATCTCCCTGATCACCGGCAATGAACAGTTCGACGGCCTCGGCAGTATCGCCATTGGTCTAGCTATGATGGTTGGAGCGATTTTACTAATGAAAGACGTCCGCGATCTGATTGTCGGCAAGTCGGTCGACAAAGATACCTCGCGCCGGATCATTCGCGCCGCCACCTCGATCGACGGTGTCAACAAAGTGCTGGACCTGCGCACCATGTATCTAGGATCTGAGAAGCTGCTAGTTATTTTGGAAGTTCATATCCAGGACGATCTAGACACCGATACTATCGAAAAAATCACCGATATTATCAAAACCAAAGTCCAGCGGCTCGTGCCAATCGCGCAACATATACAGATTGAAATCGAAACACCAGACAACGAATAA
- a CDS encoding NAD(P)/FAD-dependent oxidoreductase: protein MVKVTYDYDLIVIGSGPAGSLAAESAARAGKRVAVIEQGILGGSAPTVGDLPLQSLLTAAHAFDEARRAAPFGIRTNTIGYNYPSIKNWKDLTIKRSGVASTGDYLRGRGISVFKGRAHFLSPNQLSIARRHLSAEKILIATGASPAIPTIPGLETADYLTAETIIDLIRPPKTLMVIGAGATGVQLAELFAIFGTKVYLLESKKRILPKQDDEVSEALSEIFRKQRGMEIITSASVVSVKKESPLVRVNYLSGEHEHSIKVEKVLVAAGWKPNTDIGLENTGVEYDRLGIHTDAHLATSSRHIFAAGAVTGRSESTQGALAQSKIVANNVWGRSLAVFDSNAIPRVLWTTPEIATVGLNETDLVREDIKFHRSVVANSSVTRANAANFGMGFTKVLTDTKGVLLGVTIMAPHAAETILTASLAVNKGLTAHELAELTPPFGSWAEVLRLACAKLR, encoded by the coding sequence ATGGTAAAGGTAACCTACGACTACGATTTGATCGTCATCGGCAGCGGACCGGCTGGATCGTTAGCTGCTGAATCTGCTGCGCGAGCCGGCAAGCGCGTAGCCGTCATAGAACAGGGGATTTTGGGCGGATCGGCGCCAACGGTAGGCGATTTGCCACTCCAGTCGCTACTAACGGCGGCGCACGCCTTTGACGAGGCGCGCCGAGCGGCGCCGTTTGGCATCCGAACTAACACTATTGGCTACAATTATCCTAGTATCAAGAACTGGAAAGATCTGACGATCAAGCGCTCGGGTGTAGCGTCGACAGGCGATTATTTACGTGGTCGTGGCATCAGCGTGTTCAAGGGTCGGGCGCACTTTTTGTCACCAAACCAATTATCGATTGCCAGGCGACATTTGTCTGCCGAGAAGATCTTGATTGCTACTGGTGCATCACCAGCTATTCCTACTATCCCTGGTCTAGAGACGGCGGATTACCTAACCGCGGAAACGATTATTGATCTGATACGTCCGCCAAAAACTTTGATGGTGATCGGTGCTGGCGCAACGGGCGTCCAACTAGCGGAACTATTTGCTATTTTTGGTACCAAAGTTTATTTGCTAGAATCTAAAAAACGCATTTTGCCGAAACAGGATGACGAAGTTTCGGAGGCTTTGTCAGAGATCTTCCGCAAGCAACGCGGCATGGAGATTATTACCTCGGCTAGCGTCGTGTCAGTCAAAAAGGAAAGTCCATTAGTGCGCGTCAACTATCTGTCCGGCGAACACGAACACTCAATCAAAGTCGAAAAAGTCCTCGTTGCCGCTGGCTGGAAGCCGAATACGGATATTGGTCTAGAAAACACCGGTGTCGAATATGATCGTTTAGGTATTCATACCGATGCTCATTTAGCAACCTCTTCGCGGCATATCTTCGCTGCTGGGGCAGTCACGGGTCGATCTGAGTCGACTCAAGGCGCTTTGGCTCAGAGCAAAATCGTCGCTAACAATGTGTGGGGTCGCTCACTTGCCGTGTTCGACAGCAATGCCATACCGCGGGTACTTTGGACGACGCCAGAAATCGCTACTGTCGGTCTAAACGAGACAGATCTGGTCCGAGAAGATATCAAATTCCATCGCTCGGTGGTAGCGAACTCGTCCGTGACGCGCGCTAACGCTGCTAATTTCGGCATGGGATTCACCAAAGTGTTAACTGACACCAAAGGCGTGCTACTCGGTGTTACCATCATGGCGCCACATGCCGCGGAAACCATCCTCACGGCGTCGCTGGCTGTCAACAAAGGTCTAACGGCGCACGAGCTAGCCGAGCTAACGCCACCCTTTGGGTCCTGGGCAGAAGTTTTGCGACTAGCTTGCGCAAAGCTTCGATAG
- the tilS gene encoding tRNA lysidine(34) synthetase TilS — protein sequence MNYVLAVSGGIDSVVLLDMVARDSHFRKLHFDGASWPEDFIVAHFDHGIRPESGEDASFVDQLCTDYGVAFVAGSATLGANASEAVARERRYTFLRSIAKDGTIVTAHHQDDVLETIVINLLRGTGWRGLAPMTSAIVRPLLDKTKAEIVAYAIDHNLTWHDDETNFSAHYFRNRVRDRLLAIVPTDRHRLMRLYKQQNQVRDKIETEITMIGNNVAMFTGRTVSISRYYLIMIPEDVAVELLHKAVDGRLTRPQLGRLLLFAKVARSGRRLMFGNVRASVSQRELAIEL from the coding sequence ATGAACTATGTGCTGGCAGTTTCGGGCGGTATTGACTCGGTCGTACTGCTCGATATGGTCGCACGTGATAGCCATTTCAGGAAGCTCCACTTTGATGGGGCTTCCTGGCCCGAGGATTTTATTGTGGCTCACTTTGATCACGGGATTCGACCCGAGTCTGGTGAAGACGCAAGCTTTGTTGATCAACTGTGTACGGACTACGGCGTTGCTTTCGTAGCTGGTTCTGCCACGTTAGGAGCTAATGCTAGTGAAGCTGTAGCTAGGGAACGGCGCTACACTTTTCTGCGGTCAATAGCAAAGGACGGAACTATCGTTACTGCTCATCACCAAGACGATGTATTGGAGACGATTGTCATCAATCTGCTGCGTGGTACGGGCTGGCGTGGACTCGCACCGATGACTAGTGCCATTGTGCGTCCCCTGCTAGATAAAACCAAGGCTGAAATTGTAGCCTATGCCATCGATCACAATTTGACCTGGCACGACGACGAAACTAATTTCTCAGCTCACTATTTCCGCAATCGCGTCAGAGATCGATTACTAGCCATAGTGCCTACTGATCGACACCGTCTGATGCGATTGTATAAACAGCAAAACCAGGTGCGTGATAAGATCGAGACTGAAATAACGATGATAGGTAACAACGTCGCTATGTTTACTGGGCGTACTGTGTCTATATCACGATATTATTTAATCATGATACCAGAGGATGTCGCGGTTGAGCTGTTGCATAAAGCAGTAGATGGACGATTGACGCGTCCACAGCTAGGCAGACTACTATTATTTGCCAAAGTTGCGAGGTCTGGACGTCGATTAATGTTTGGTAACGTGAGGGCGAGCGTTTCACAACGCGAGCTAGCTATTGAGCTATGA
- the ftsH gene encoding ATP-dependent zinc metalloprotease FtsH — MRTNQKLPGGRAPEPPKKSRWLKNTIFYTIIILLALMIYAAVQPTNRLEEISFSNLVSKVEDGKVAKIVENGAELTITVNGKDGKAEKTPTLKSRIPSGASASEQGLNISRVEYTVEAPDVSSDFIWNMISLMITGLLIVGLFVWMMRSAGAQNNQSMGFGRSKAKLYGKDKKQTKFAEIAGNEEAKEDLVEVVDFLRHPKKFAEVGAKIPKGVLLVGPPGTGKTMLARAVAGEADVPFFSISGSEFVEMFVGVGASRVRDLFEKAKKNAPCIIFIDEIDAVGRRRGSGMGGGHDEREQTLNQILVEMDGFENGQNVIVLAATNRADVLDPALLRPGRFDRRVNITLPERKDRLAILKVHFEKKPVDKNVNLDALAAKTTGSSGADLANVVNEAAIRAARQNRKIINNDDLTAAFEKVAIGPERKNKVMNEHDRELTAYHEGGHALVAQVLPDSDDVHKVTIIPRGGTGGVTWTLPPEDRPYTSVVEFKDILARALGGRIAEEVVYGRDKITTGAGSDLRSATAVARDMIVEQGMGTKLRDQVFHEDEGGLMMDRIAREKPYSDKTAEEIDREINELIEEAANRARAVIGENRKYLESIKDALLAEETLDDTAVKEIFKGATLPDSAKLY, encoded by the coding sequence ATGAGAACAAATCAAAAGCTCCCGGGGGGTCGTGCGCCCGAGCCGCCAAAGAAGTCGCGTTGGCTCAAAAACACAATTTTCTATACGATTATTATATTGTTAGCCTTGATGATCTATGCAGCAGTCCAACCTACAAACAGACTTGAGGAAATTTCCTTTAGTAATCTCGTTAGCAAGGTTGAGGACGGCAAAGTTGCAAAAATTGTTGAAAATGGGGCCGAACTGACGATTACGGTGAACGGCAAAGACGGCAAGGCGGAAAAAACCCCTACCCTAAAATCGCGTATCCCGAGCGGAGCTAGCGCTAGCGAGCAGGGTCTCAATATCAGCAGAGTTGAGTATACGGTCGAGGCGCCAGACGTCAGCTCTGACTTTATCTGGAACATGATCAGCCTCATGATCACCGGCCTATTGATCGTCGGACTGTTTGTCTGGATGATGCGATCAGCTGGTGCACAAAATAATCAGTCGATGGGATTCGGTCGCAGCAAAGCCAAACTGTATGGCAAGGATAAAAAACAGACAAAATTCGCTGAGATTGCTGGCAACGAAGAAGCCAAAGAGGATTTAGTTGAGGTCGTTGATTTCCTGCGTCATCCAAAGAAGTTCGCTGAGGTTGGTGCTAAGATACCAAAGGGCGTGTTGTTAGTTGGCCCTCCAGGAACTGGTAAAACTATGTTGGCTCGCGCCGTCGCTGGCGAAGCTGATGTGCCGTTCTTTTCCATCAGTGGTTCTGAATTTGTCGAAATGTTCGTTGGTGTCGGCGCTAGCCGTGTGCGCGATTTGTTTGAAAAAGCCAAAAAGAACGCACCATGCATCATCTTTATCGATGAAATTGATGCCGTTGGTCGACGTCGTGGTTCCGGTATGGGTGGCGGCCATGACGAGCGCGAGCAGACCTTGAACCAGATTTTGGTTGAGATGGATGGTTTCGAAAATGGCCAAAATGTCATCGTACTGGCTGCTACTAACCGAGCTGACGTCCTCGATCCAGCACTACTGCGTCCGGGTCGTTTTGATCGCCGCGTTAACATTACCTTGCCAGAGCGCAAAGACCGCCTCGCCATTTTGAAGGTACATTTTGAGAAGAAGCCAGTTGATAAAAACGTTAATCTTGATGCGTTAGCAGCGAAGACGACCGGTTCATCCGGTGCGGATCTGGCTAACGTAGTGAACGAAGCAGCAATTCGCGCAGCTCGCCAGAATCGTAAAATTATCAATAATGATGACTTGACGGCAGCCTTTGAAAAGGTTGCAATTGGGCCAGAGCGTAAAAATAAGGTCATGAATGAGCACGATCGTGAACTGACGGCCTACCACGAAGGCGGCCATGCCTTGGTTGCGCAAGTCTTGCCCGACAGCGATGATGTACACAAAGTCACCATTATTCCACGCGGCGGCACAGGTGGTGTCACCTGGACATTGCCGCCAGAGGATCGACCATATACATCGGTTGTCGAGTTCAAGGATATCCTGGCGCGAGCTCTCGGTGGGCGTATCGCCGAAGAAGTCGTTTACGGTCGCGACAAGATCACCACTGGGGCTGGTAGTGACCTGCGTAGCGCAACAGCAGTAGCGCGCGATATGATTGTCGAGCAGGGTATGGGTACGAAATTGCGCGATCAGGTTTTCCACGAGGACGAAGGCGGTCTGATGATGGATCGAATCGCTCGCGAGAAACCTTATAGCGATAAAACTGCCGAGGAAATTGACCGCGAGATTAACGAACTGATCGAAGAAGCTGCTAATCGTGCGCGCGCCGTTATCGGCGAAAACCGCAAATATCTGGAATCGATCAAGGATGCCCTATTGGCCGAAGAAACGTTGGACGACACAGCAGTCAAAGAGATCTTTAAGGGCGCTACATTGCCAGATTCAGCAAAGCTATATTAG
- a CDS encoding polysaccharide biosynthesis C-terminal domain-containing protein, whose translation MARANSKIPVRFVAVLLASSTLISALLGIYRDRLLNSMYYDTYKVGIDAYTAAFSIPDFMFLLLVSGALSVTFIPVFNGRLSKNNRESAWQLSSSVINFMALITLVASILIIIFAPILVKYIIGPGMSESGQALAISMMRVIAINPFLFAISAVISSIQQAVGRFVFFALAPAIYNIGIIIGAVWFTNGITIFGHQIFAGGIMGVALGVVLGAVLQLLISSLGLIGLGFDYKFKIFWKNRGFRKVLSLLPARSADQGLDYVSSMVNLNLASRMGQGTIRAYNQASTLYSMPINLIGVAISTAAFPQMTERIGQGRPDLFARELRSILRVIVWISMPVAAIAFFARGYVVSIISRGSDQLIVDLFGILCIVILLRSVYHIASRSFYAQQDTKTPLIISLVGLSLAIALQLWLIFGLQAGPAGIAWAQVAWAAFEIVALFLIMAKRIPTLFDRDFWAGVGRMAIATAIMSIVTYALVKLIGLEFANQTMLMVLPQLAIIGIISMVVYTWLSKLFKLEEADPVLRHVKKLIFGKSWVSRNSGD comes from the coding sequence ATCGCGCGGGCTAATAGCAAGATTCCGGTACGGTTTGTGGCCGTGTTACTAGCGAGCTCGACACTGATTTCGGCACTACTCGGTATCTATCGCGACCGTCTGCTGAATAGTATGTACTACGATACCTACAAAGTCGGCATCGACGCCTACACAGCAGCCTTTTCAATTCCTGACTTTATGTTTCTGCTACTCGTCAGTGGCGCACTCAGCGTAACATTTATACCAGTCTTTAACGGTAGATTGTCGAAAAACAACCGCGAATCAGCCTGGCAATTATCGTCGTCAGTTATCAATTTTATGGCTTTGATCACACTGGTTGCGTCAATCCTGATCATCATCTTTGCGCCGATTTTGGTGAAATATATTATTGGTCCAGGTATGAGCGAATCGGGTCAAGCGCTCGCCATCAGCATGATGCGGGTCATCGCCATCAATCCGTTCCTATTCGCTATTTCGGCGGTGATTTCATCGATTCAGCAGGCAGTTGGTCGATTTGTGTTTTTTGCCCTAGCACCGGCAATCTATAATATCGGGATCATTATTGGTGCCGTTTGGTTCACAAATGGTATCACGATATTTGGCCATCAGATTTTTGCTGGCGGCATCATGGGAGTGGCTCTCGGCGTGGTGCTCGGCGCGGTGTTACAGCTGCTGATCAGCTCGCTCGGTTTGATCGGGCTAGGCTTTGATTACAAGTTCAAGATTTTCTGGAAAAACCGTGGTTTTCGCAAAGTACTATCTCTCCTGCCGGCACGTTCGGCCGACCAAGGTCTCGACTATGTTAGCTCGATGGTCAATCTCAATCTCGCTAGTCGCATGGGACAGGGAACGATTCGCGCCTACAACCAGGCGTCGACACTCTATTCGATGCCGATTAACCTCATCGGTGTGGCGATATCGACGGCGGCTTTCCCTCAGATGACCGAGCGTATTGGCCAGGGGCGACCTGATCTTTTTGCGCGCGAGCTACGATCGATTCTGCGTGTCATCGTTTGGATTTCGATGCCGGTAGCAGCGATAGCATTCTTTGCACGTGGCTATGTCGTCAGTATCATATCGCGTGGTAGCGATCAGCTGATCGTCGATCTGTTTGGGATTCTCTGTATCGTTATCTTGCTTCGGTCGGTGTATCATATTGCTTCGCGCAGTTTTTATGCGCAACAGGACACAAAAACGCCGCTCATTATTTCGTTAGTTGGTTTGTCGCTCGCGATCGCATTGCAGCTGTGGTTGATCTTTGGGCTGCAGGCCGGACCGGCCGGTATTGCCTGGGCGCAGGTGGCCTGGGCAGCGTTTGAGATTGTCGCCCTATTCCTAATTATGGCAAAACGTATCCCTACTCTATTTGATCGAGACTTTTGGGCGGGTGTCGGTCGGATGGCGATTGCTACCGCGATTATGTCGATCGTAACCTATGCTTTGGTCAAACTAATCGGTCTCGAGTTCGCGAATCAGACCATGTTGATGGTGTTGCCACAGCTCGCTATTATCGGGATCATTAGCATGGTGGTGTACACGTGGCTATCAAAATTGTTCAAGCTCGAAGAAGCCGATCCCGTGCTACGCCATGTGAAGAAACTGATTTTTGGCAAGTCTTGGGTGAGCCGCAACTCTGGCGACTAG
- a CDS encoding GTP-binding protein, protein MEKIRNFCIIAHIDHGKSTLADRMMELTSTVQKRDMKSQLLDSMDLEREKGITIKLTPVRMQYQGYDLNLIDTPGHVDFSYEVSRSLQACEGAILVVDASQGIQAQTLANVYLAMEQDLVIIPVLNKVDLPAADVPRVSKEVINLLGCDESDIIKISAKTGENVDQVLDAIIERIPAPRGETDGATRALIFDSYYDDYRGVILYVRVVDGRLNKGDQIHMMATKAHGLALEIGKLAPGMTPESTMQTGEIGYIVTNLKTTRDAKVGDTVTLAKYFKKENG, encoded by the coding sequence ATGGAGAAGATTCGTAATTTTTGTATCATTGCTCACATTGATCATGGCAAATCGACGCTGGCCGATCGTATGATGGAGCTGACTAGTACCGTTCAAAAGCGTGACATGAAATCACAACTGCTCGATTCGATGGATCTCGAACGGGAAAAGGGAATTACAATCAAATTAACTCCTGTTAGAATGCAGTACCAGGGATATGACCTGAATCTCATCGATACGCCAGGCCACGTTGATTTTAGTTACGAAGTATCACGCAGTTTGCAGGCCTGCGAAGGCGCGATTTTGGTAGTCGACGCCAGCCAGGGGATTCAGGCGCAGACGCTCGCGAATGTGTATCTCGCTATGGAGCAGGATCTCGTGATTATTCCAGTACTCAACAAGGTAGACTTGCCGGCGGCCGACGTACCTCGTGTGTCGAAGGAGGTAATAAATCTGCTCGGCTGTGATGAATCAGATATTATAAAAATCAGCGCCAAGACAGGGGAGAATGTCGACCAAGTGCTCGACGCAATTATCGAACGTATCCCTGCTCCACGCGGCGAAACTGATGGTGCAACACGGGCGCTGATTTTTGACAGCTATTACGATGATTATCGTGGCGTGATTTTGTACGTACGTGTGGTTGATGGCCGGTTGAACAAAGGCGATCAAATACACATGATGGCGACGAAGGCGCATGGCTTGGCGCTCGAAATTGGTAAACTAGCACCAGGTATGACACCTGAATCTACTATGCAGACTGGCGAGATCGGTTACATTGTCACCAACCTCAAAACCACCCGCGATGCCAAGGTGGGCGACACGGTGACACTAGCAAAGTATTTCAAAAAGGAGAACGGATGA